The following nucleotide sequence is from Burkholderia gladioli.
CGACGATGGCCACCAGTTCGGTCGTACCGCGAATCATTGAGGTGCACCGGAATCCATGAGGAACATGGCGCTTATGGTGCGACCGGCGCCCTGGCGGCAGCAACGGCGAAGAATCGAAAATATTGCGATGAGCGAATCGGCATTGCGATAATCGCATTGCCGTAGCGACTTCGTGCCTGCCCCTGAATAATCCTCTGATGAAACAACCCCTCATCCATGAACGCGACCTGATCGCGGGATTGCAGAAAGGGCTCGCCCTGATCCTGCTGTTCAACGACCAGACGCCGCGGCTGACGGTGCCCGAGGCGGCCGCCCGCGCCGGCCTGAGCACCAGCGCGGCACGGCGCTTCCTGCTGACCCTGGTGCATGACGGCTACGCGGAAACCGATGGCCGCTACTACTGGCTGACCGCCAAGAACCTGCGGATCGGCCAGGCCTACGTGGAATCGGCGCGGCTGCCGCGCATGATGCGGCCGATCGTCGAGAAGGTGGCGGCGGAGACGCGCGAGCATGTATCGGTGGCCGTGCGCGACGGCGACGAGGTGGTGCATATCGTGCGCAGCCGCGTGATGAACGTGTCCTCGCTGTCGATGCGGCAGGGTTGGCGGCTGCCGATGTACTGCACCGGCAGCGGCCGGCTTTGGCTGGCCTCGCTGAGCGACGAGGAGGTGGATGCCTACCTGGCGCGCGTCGACCGGCAGGCGTTGACGCCCTACACGCGCACCGATATCGCCGAGATCAAGGCCGTGATCTCGGCGATCCGCGAGCAGGGTTACGCGGAGCTGGACCAGGAATACGAGGTCGGCATGCGCATCCTCGGCGTGCCGCTGACGGATCGCCATGGACAGATGCGCGCGAGCCTGACCATCACCACGCAGGTGTCCTCGCTGTCGCTCGCGGAGATCCGCGAGCGTTACCTGCGATTTCTCTATGAAGGGCAGGCGCTGCTGCGGCCGATCATGGATACCTGAAGCGGGGGCGGTCGGGCTTACTTCCGCTCGAACACCTCATTGAGCTTCCCGCCCGCCGGAATCCCCGCGAAACCATCGAAGCGTCCCTCCACCAGCGCCTGCGTGGCGGCCATGACGCCGCCCCAGGCCGCGCGCGCCAGCGCCCCGCCGACGCTCACGCGCCGCACGCCGAGCGCGGCCAGGTCGGCCAGCGTGAATTCGAGCGGCGTGCCGACCAGCACGTTGACGGGTTTGGGCGCCACCGCCATCACCACCGCCTCGATCTGCCCGCGCGTGCGAATGCCGGGCGCGTAGAGACAATCGGCGCCGGCCGCCGAATAGGCGCGCAGCCGCGCGATCGCGTCGTCCAGGTCGGGCGTGCCGGCGAGGAAGTTCTCGGCGCGCGCCACCAGCAGCGTATCGCCGCCCCTGGCATCGATCGCGCGCCGCGCGGCGGCCACGCGCTCCACCGCCACCTCGATCGGGAACAGCGAGCCGCTCGCGTCGCCCGTCGAATCCTCGATCGACAGGCCCGCCACGCCGGTTTCCACCGCCAGCCCGACGCTTTGCGCGACATCCTCGGGCGTGGCGCCGAAGCCGTTCTCGAAGTCGGCATTCACCGGCAAGTCGGTGGCCTGCACGATCGCGCGCAGGTGGGCGAGCACGGCCTCGCGCGACAGCGTGTTGTCGGCATGCGCCTGCGACCAGGCGAAACCGGAGCTGGTGGTGGCCAGCGCCTGGAAGCCGGCGCTCTCCAGGTAGCGCGCGGTGCCGGCGTCCCAGGGATTGGGCAGCAGGAAACAGCCGCTTTCGTGGAGTTGGCGGAACGCGGCGCGTTTTTCGGCGATGGTGCGGGGCATGGCTCGCTGTCCTTTGCGGCTCGGGGCCGCGTGGTGGGCCGTGCACGCAAGGCGGCGCGCGCGGCGGGTCGGGCATCGGAATTGCGTCCTGGCGTGTCGCGCGGATCAGCGCTCGCGGAGGCGACCGGCACGACGCGCCTCGATTGTCGCTG
It contains:
- a CDS encoding IclR family transcriptional regulator domain-containing protein — encoded protein: MKQPLIHERDLIAGLQKGLALILLFNDQTPRLTVPEAAARAGLSTSAARRFLLTLVHDGYAETDGRYYWLTAKNLRIGQAYVESARLPRMMRPIVEKVAAETREHVSVAVRDGDEVVHIVRSRVMNVSSLSMRQGWRLPMYCTGSGRLWLASLSDEEVDAYLARVDRQALTPYTRTDIAEIKAVISAIREQGYAELDQEYEVGMRILGVPLTDRHGQMRASLTITTQVSSLSLAEIRERYLRFLYEGQALLRPIMDT
- a CDS encoding isocitrate lyase/PEP mutase family protein — protein: MPRTIAEKRAAFRQLHESGCFLLPNPWDAGTARYLESAGFQALATTSSGFAWSQAHADNTLSREAVLAHLRAIVQATDLPVNADFENGFGATPEDVAQSVGLAVETGVAGLSIEDSTGDASGSLFPIEVAVERVAAARRAIDARGGDTLLVARAENFLAGTPDLDDAIARLRAYSAAGADCLYAPGIRTRGQIEAVVMAVAPKPVNVLVGTPLEFTLADLAALGVRRVSVGGALARAAWGGVMAATQALVEGRFDGFAGIPAGGKLNEVFERK